The following proteins come from a genomic window of Panthera leo isolate Ple1 chromosome E2, P.leo_Ple1_pat1.1, whole genome shotgun sequence:
- the GNG8 gene encoding guanine nucleotide-binding protein G(I)/G(S)/G(O) subunit gamma-8, whose protein sequence is MSNNMAKIAEARKTVEQLKLEVNIDRVKVSQAAAELLAFCETHAKDDPLVTPVPAAENPFRDKRLFCVLL, encoded by the exons TCGCGGAGGCCCGCAAGACGGTGGAACAGCTGAAGCTGGAGGTGAACATCGACCGCGTGAAG GTGTCGCAGGCGGCGGCCGAGCTCCTGGCCTTCTGCGAGACGCACGCCAAAGACGACCCGCTGGTGACGCCGGTCCCCGCCGCAGAGAACCCCTTCCGCGACAAGCGCCTCTTTTGCGTCCTGCTCTGA
- the CALM3 gene encoding calmodulin-3 isoform X2: MADQLTEEQIAEFKEAFSLFDKDGDGTITTKELGTVMRSLGQNPTEAELQDMINEVDADGNGTIDFPEFLTMMARKMKDTDSEEEIREAFRVFDKDGNGYISAAELRHVMTNLGEKLTDEEVDEMIREADIDGDGQVNYEEFVQMMTAK; the protein is encoded by the exons ATG GCTGACCAGCTGACCGAGGAACAGATCGCAG AGTTCAAGGAGGCCTTCTCCCTCTTCGACAAGGATGGAGACGGCACTATCACCACCAAGGAGTTGGGGACGGTGATGAGGTCCCTGGGACAGAACCCCACCGAAGCCGAGCTGCAGGACATGATCAACGAGGTGGACGCGGATG GGAATGGGACCATTGACTTCCCGGAGTTCCTGACCATGATGGCCAGAAAGATGAAGGACACAGACAGCGAGGAGGAGATCCGAGAGGCTTTCCGCGTCTTCGACAAG GACGGCAACGGCTACATCAGCGCTGCCGAGCTCCGTCACGTAATGACGAACCTGGGCGAGAAGCTGACCGACGAGGAGGTGGACGAGATGATCAGAGAGGCCGACATCGACGGGGACGGTCAGGTCAACTATGAAG AGTTTGTACAGATGATGACGGCCAAGTGA
- the PTGIR gene encoding prostacyclin receptor, with the protein MADSCRNLTYVRDSVGPATSTLMFVAGVVGNGLALGILGARRRSRPSAFTVLVTGLAVTDLLGTCFLSPAVFVTYARNSSLLGLARGRPTLCDTFAFAMTFFGLASTLILFAMAVERCLALSHPYVYAQLDGPRCARLALPAVYAFCTFFCSLPLLGLGQHQQYCPGSWCFIRMRATEPGGCAFSLAYASLVALLVAAIVLCNSSVTLSLCRMYRRQRRHQGSLVPGPRAGEDEVDHLILLALMTGIMAVCSLPLTVRGFTQAIAPDSSEVGDLLAFRFNAFNPILDPWVFILFRKAVFQRLRTWLCCLCPRPAHGDSQTPLSRPASGRKDSRAPTALGGKEERWVPLSAWGEGRGGRLPQAQRSASTTGTSSKEGSAAACSLC; encoded by the exons ATGGCGGATTCGTGCAGGAACCTCACCTACGTGCGGGACTCGGTGGGGCCAGCCACCAGCACCCTGATGTTCGTGGCGGGCGTGGTGGGCAACGGGCTGGCACTAGGCATCTTGGGGGCGCGGCGACGGTCACGCCCCTCGGCCTTCACCGTGCTGGTCACCGGACTGGCCGTCACCGACCTGCTGGGCACTTGCTTCCTGAGCCCCGCGGTGTTCGTGACCTACGCCCGCAACAGCTCGCTGCTGGGCCTGGCCCGGGGCCGCCCCACGCTCTGCGACACCTTCGCCTTCGCCATGACCTTCTTCGGCCTGGCCTCCACGCTCATCCTCTTCGCCATGGCCGTGGAGCGCTGCCTGGCGCTCAGCCACCCCTACGTCTACGCCCAGCTGGACGGGCCGCGCTGCGCCCGCCTGGCCCTGCCTGCCGTCTACGCCTTCTGCACCTTCTTCTGTTCGCTGCCCCTGCTGGGCCTGGGCCAACATCAGCAGTACTGCCCGGGGAGCTGGTGCTTCATCCGGATGCGCGCCACGGAGCCGGGCGGCTGCGCCTTCTCGCTGGCCTACGCCAGCCTCGTGGCCCTGCTGGTGGCCGCCATCGTCCTCTGCAACAGCTCCGTCACCCTGAGCCTCTGCCGCATGTATCGCCGGCAGAGGCGCCACCAGGGCTCGCTGGTGCCCGGGCCCCGGGCGGGAGAGGACGAGGTTGACCACCTGATTCTGCTGGCTCTCATGACGGGCATCATGGCCGTGTGCTCCCTGCCTCTCACG GTCCGAGGCTTCACCCAGGCCATCGCCCCGGACAGCAGCGAGGTGGGGGACCTCCTGGCCTTCCGGTTCAACGCCTTCAACCCCATCCTCGACCCCTGGGTCTTCATCCTCTTCCGCAAGGCTGTCTTCCAGAGGCTCAGGACCTGGTTGTgctgcctctgccccaggcctGCCCACGGCGACTCGCAGACACCCCTCTCCCGGCCCGCCTCGGGGAGGAAGGACTCAAGGGCCCCCACTGCTcttggggggaaggaggagagatggGTGCCCCTGTCAGCCtggggcgaggggcgggggggacgCTTACCCCAGGCACAGCGATCCGCCAGCACCACGGGAACGTCATCCAAAGAGGGGTCGGCGGCCGCCTGCTCCCTCTGCTGA
- the CALM3 gene encoding calmodulin-3 isoform X1 has protein sequence MGHLDPQRGRLDPERAFGARVRRLVSEVGCWDPTGGEADQLTEEQIAEFKEAFSLFDKDGDGTITTKELGTVMRSLGQNPTEAELQDMINEVDADGNGTIDFPEFLTMMARKMKDTDSEEEIREAFRVFDKDGNGYISAAELRHVMTNLGEKLTDEEVDEMIREADIDGDGQVNYEEFVQMMTAK, from the exons ATGGGACATCTGGACCCTCAGAGGGGGCGTTTGGACCCAGAAAGGGCGTTTGGAGCCAGAGTGAGGCGTTTGGTCTCTGAGGTGGGGTGTTGGGACCCCACAGGGGGCGAG GCTGACCAGCTGACCGAGGAACAGATCGCAG AGTTCAAGGAGGCCTTCTCCCTCTTCGACAAGGATGGAGACGGCACTATCACCACCAAGGAGTTGGGGACGGTGATGAGGTCCCTGGGACAGAACCCCACCGAAGCCGAGCTGCAGGACATGATCAACGAGGTGGACGCGGATG GGAATGGGACCATTGACTTCCCGGAGTTCCTGACCATGATGGCCAGAAAGATGAAGGACACAGACAGCGAGGAGGAGATCCGAGAGGCTTTCCGCGTCTTCGACAAG GACGGCAACGGCTACATCAGCGCTGCCGAGCTCCGTCACGTAATGACGAACCTGGGCGAGAAGCTGACCGACGAGGAGGTGGACGAGATGATCAGAGAGGCCGACATCGACGGGGACGGTCAGGTCAACTATGAAG AGTTTGTACAGATGATGACGGCCAAGTGA